A window of the Ipomoea triloba cultivar NCNSP0323 chromosome 14, ASM357664v1 genome harbors these coding sequences:
- the LOC116004814 gene encoding probable protein S-acyltransferase 22: MRKQGWQLPYHPLQVVAVAVFLALGFAFYVFFAPFVGKKLFQYIVMGIYTPLIISVFGLYIWCAATDPADPGVFKSKKYLKIVDDKSHSHAKGSKLGGGESTSSVRGANASSVGEKTFDKNKGAQAAADPHGAQTDEKIEAASHQTLCTSLLLPLLPCASVCCSNRHDESSEQQTSEDGMFYCSLCEVEVFKYSKHCRVCDKCVDRFDHHCRWLNNCIGKRNYRKFFTLMVSALLLLILQWLTGILVLICCFIEKKRFSADISSKLGSSFSMVPFVIVVAVCTILAMIATLPLAQLFFFHILLIKKGISTYDYIIALREQEQQGIGGQQSPQMSTVSSITGLSSASSFNTFHRAAWCTPPRLFLEDQFDVVPPDNGSVSSLGKKTSVEEPVKKKNPAAVKISPWTLARLNAEDVSKAAAEARKKSKILQPVVRQQAPYDLEGNSSFGSSGRRMIPRPDNNRRRPSKRVRLPTELPFEGLAKLSSEVAHNNSRGPMFTETSTSLAPLHLEARSTFRTNQAIISSSGGGIAASSPESSLDSPDIHPFRASSSGADEGRLLVGLSSTLGMNVQKEIPLSRSTSDGYDASGGEDSDQVPNRFVQRSTKWSSLLFGSDQNERASRLMAPSSSSTQANTRML, translated from the exons ATGAGGAAGCAGGGATGGCAGCTTCCCTATCATCCTCTCCAG GTGGTGGCTGTTGCTGTATTTCTGGCATTGGGTTTTGCCTTCTATGTGTTTTTTGCACCTTTTGTGGGGAAGAAATTGTTTCAGTACATTGTGATGGGGATTTATACACCTCTT ATTATAAGTGTTTTTGGGTTATATATCTGGTGTGCTGCCACTGATCCTGCGGATCCGGGAGTTTTCAAGTCCAAAAAGTATCTTAAGATTGTAGATGACAAAAGCCATAGTCACGCCAAGGGTTCTAAACTAGGTGGAGGAGAGTCAACTTCATCAGTACGTGGGGCTAATGCTAGTTCAGTTGGAGAGAAAACTTTTGACAAAAACAAGGGAGCTCAAGCAGCTGCAGATCCTCATGGTGCTCAAACCGACGAGAAGATTGAGGCAGCTTCTCATCAAACATTGTGCACTTCTTTGCTGTTACCTTTACTACCCTGTGCTTCTGTGTGCTGCTCAAATCGACATGACGAGTCTTCCGAGCAACAAACAAGTGAAGATGGCATGTTCTATTGCAGTTTGTGTGAAGTAGAG GTGTTCAAATACAGCAAGCACTGTAGAGTATGTGATAAATGTGTTGATCGCTTTGATCATCATTGCAgg TGGCTAAACAATTGTATTGGCAAAAGGAACTATAGGAAGTTCTTCACCCTCATGGTTTCTGCTCTCCTACTG CTTATACTTCAGTGGTTGACTGGAATCCTTGTTCTGATCTGTTGCTTTATTGAGAAGAAGAGGTTCTCGGCGGATATCTCCTCTAAGCTCGGAAGCAGTTTCTCCATGGTTCCATTTGTTATTGTTGTG GCGGTCTGCACCATATTGGCAATGATTGCGACACTGCCACTTGCTCAGCTTTTCTTCTTTCATATACTTCTAATCAAGAAG GGAATTAGCACATATGATTATATCATAGCTCTGCGGGAGCAAGAGCAACAAGGGATTGGAGGTCAACAAAGTCCTCAAATGTCAACGGTTAGCTCCATAACAGGGTTAAGCAGTGCAAGCTCCTTTAATACTTTCCATCGAGCAGCGTGGTGTACACCTCCACGCCTTTTTCTTGAGGATCAG TTTGATGTAGTTCCACCAGACAATGGATCGGTTAGTTCACTTGGAAAAAAGACGTCGGTAGAGGAGCCAGTTAAGAAAAAGAACCCCGCTGCTGTGAAGATCAGCCCATGGACATTAGCACGGTTGAACGCCGAGGATGTTTCAAAGGCTGCAGCCGAAGCGAGGAAGAAGTCGAAAATTCTGCAGCCTGTTGTGAGACAGCAAGCGCCTTACGACCTTGAAGGGAACAGTAGTTTCGGGAGCAGTGGGCGTCGAATGATCCCGAGGCCCGACAACAACAGAAGGCGACCCAGTAAGCGTGTTCGTCTCCCTACCGAGCTACCATTTGAAGGTTTGGCGAAGCTTTCGAGTGAAGTTGCTCACAACAATAGTAGAGGTCCTATGTTCACCGAGACGTCAACAAGTTTGGCCCCTCTTCATCTCGAAGCGCGAAGTACTTTTCGCACAAACCAGGCAATAATATCGAGCTCGGGAGGAGGGATTGCTGCTTCTTCCCCGGAGAGCAGTTTGGACTCCCCTGACATTCACCCTTTCCGGGCCTCATCATCAGGAGCAGATGAGGGTAGACTTCTCGTGGGACTATCATCAACCTTGGGAATGAATGTCCAGAAAGAAATTCCATTGTCAAGGTCAACTAGCGACGGATATGATGCATCGGGGGGCGAAGATAGTGACCAAGTTCCTAACCGATTTGTGCAAAGGTCAACAAAATGGAGTAGCCTTCTTTTCGGGTCTGACCAAAACGAGAGGGCTAGTAGGTTGATGGCACCATCATCTTCATCTACCCAAGCTAACACCAGAATGCTCTGA